The sequence atacAGTGGAGTTGGAGATTTTTTATACAACAGTTTTTATGTAACAAATTATAAAACACcctattttcattattttcgtttaatttttatagtttcagtAGTGTTAGTGAGTAGTGACCATTATTTCCTCCACTTTTCAATGTTAATATGGTGTATAGTATCATTTGTGGCATGGCGCTAGCCGCTAGACAAGGTGAAACCATGTTTACAGCATGTCGTAGGTGAGAAGCCAACAGTTACTTGTTGTGAGGCTATTAATAGCATAACCCGGAGACTGACTCGTCGACACCTCTGCAGATGTTTCAAAGATGCTGCACAATCATCTCCATATTCAAACCTTATCAACTTGCCTGAACTCTTATCATATTTCTCCAGTTGTGCCTTTCACCCCATCAGTAGACTGCGATAggtaattttaataattatattcttttatttagtttaataattgTAAAGCATTAGTATTTATGTGATACTAAAAATTGCTAAGTGAGGTTGAAATCTTTCACCATTATTTTTTATAGTCCTGTTTTCTAACTTCttgataaataaaatgttaaattcgAATTTATTATgtgcttccaacttaaaaccaattggtaattagtggattggccctaaccctttatatattagttaatgTCTCTTAGAATTTCCGATGTGGGATGTAATATCCctaatataaaactaaatattattttctagttaatttataattaaacctttctgattttctttataaatttgttttgcAGGATTCAGAATATGTAAGGCGCAAGAAGATTATGGATACGACAATAAATGCACcatcaaattttctaaaataatgagataaaatttagttttttcttaattattcaTGAGCATATTTTCTATTATCAAGAGAGAAGACGTAGAAATGAATTcaatcatttttattaattattcatgagatttttttgttatttgaataAAATGTCAATTCAATCATAATTTTTAACTTATATAATACCAAACTcgatataaattattaatttataatgttGATTGGACCATATTCTTACATGAATTTTCTAAAAAgttattatcttttattttatcgatttatgtCATATTTTAAACCGGCTCAATTTAGAACTGAGAAAAATTATTACTTTATAGGggttattaatttatcgaatattaatttatatgatttttactGTATATGTATTTTCGCTGAGATACATATAATGTTATTGCAAAATTTGGATAGAATTACAAAACAAATCTACAGAAATTACTTTTGTCACCCTGAAAGGAAGAAACAAGTGAGATTACCATTGAACGATTTGACAAAGTCCTAATTTCGATCCAAATGTACCAAAACCACAGGCTCTAAATTCGCAATCAAATACGGAATTTTCTTTGTAAGAATAATTGCGTATATATCAacgaattacaaaaaaaaaaatgtaaaggaGAAACTGATCAAGCTCGTTTACAAAACCATCAACATTCTACAAAGCAAAGAATATGTACAGATCTGCGAGTTGGAACCGTGCCACGGAAGACTACTCGTCCGCACCGCCCAAAGGATTGTGGATGGGCTCCATGATCGGTCCCCTTGACGAAGACGAGCCACCTTCCTACAATAATCCACCAGCGGATGAGATGGTTAAGAAGGAGAAGTCACCTGCCAAGTTCGCAGAAAAGGCGATTCACATCATTCCTTTTGTTCTTCTTGCATGTGCTCTCGTCCTTTGGCTATTCTCAAATCCaggtatatatataatgtacaCACAGAAAGGTTAGTGAACCAAAAACTCTACGTGTAGTAACATAATGGTCCAATTTGAGCTGAACTTGCGGTCCTAGAATTTTtagtctttttaaaaaaaaacactatacAACCATGACCTACCTTGAGACTCATGATCGGCTTGAAAAATTttactaaacatatatttttcttagaaTACCGTTTTCTTTAATCATTTGGGGACCGAgtgatatatacatattaagTAAATTACTTTGGAGACCAATGTTTTATCTCGCTATGGCAAATACCGGCTCTGTATGCAACCTCACTCATTTGCAATTAGCTAGTGTGAGTAAGTAAGATCGTTGTATGAGTAATTTATAACATAACACAATTTTGTAGATGTGGTGGATGTTGGGATGAGAGAGGAATCTATTGCGGCTAGGATTGAAGGACTGACAATAGAAGGAGACATCGACAATGATAGTGATGGAACTCAGACTGGTTTCTTGGGCGCAACCTTAGAGCTCAGTGGTGATTCAGACAAAACACATTATGCTGATCGGAACAGACGAGCTTCAAGGAAACTGATTAAAGGCTTCTACtagttaataat comes from Brassica rapa cultivar Chiifu-401-42 chromosome A02, CAAS_Brap_v3.01, whole genome shotgun sequence and encodes:
- the LOC103854950 gene encoding uncharacterized protein LOC103854950; the encoded protein is MYRSASWNRATEDYSSAPPKGLWMGSMIGPLDEDEPPSYNNPPADEMVKKEKSPAKFAEKAIHIIPFVLLACALVLWLFSNPDVVDVGMREESIAARIEGLTIEGDIDNDSDGTQTGFLGATLELSGDSDKTHYADRNRRASRKLIKGFY